In the Carassius gibelio isolate Cgi1373 ecotype wild population from Czech Republic chromosome A2, carGib1.2-hapl.c, whole genome shotgun sequence genome, one interval contains:
- the LOC128022825 gene encoding cerebellin-4 translates to MVLTSASSKQFLLLELIVPWEDQMEAANEHKQHKYQELIVKSWRRGWRARCEPIEVRCAGSSLAKDFCSPNVNIYAELEKLNDMDKRIQKLEEKLAKVLSENEALKPLLQDSQNKLKSLQKENEDKKVAFSAGLLESGTGHTGPFNSVITLVYKKVFSNIGGAYDSKTGVFTAPVKGAYYFKFYGHGHGGTTMAVSLLKNGKTQCSVFAWKPTSNGNGSNGVVLTLEIGDQISTQLWANTWVYDDPASYTSFGGFLIFPL, encoded by the exons ATGGTGCTGACATCTGCTTCTTCTAAGCAGTTTCTATTGCTGGAACTGATAGTCCCTTGGGAGGACCAGATGGAAGCAGCCAATGAGCACAAGCAGCATAAGTATCAGGAGCTCATAGTCAAGTCCTGGAGGAGGGGTTGGAGGGCTCGCTGTGAACCCATTGAGGTGAG ATGTGCTGGGAGTTCACTTGCAAAAGATTTTTGTTCACCAAATGTGAACATTTATGCTGAGCTTGAGAAACTGAATGACATGGACAAAAGGATACAAAAATTAGAAGAAAAACTGGCTAAAGTATTGAGTGAGAATGAAG CTTTGAAACCCCTATTACAAGACTCACAAAATAAGCTTAAATCTTTGCAAAAGGAGAATGAAG ACAAAAAGGTTGCCTTTTCTGCTGGACTTCTGGAATCTGGAACTGGACACACTGGGCCCTTTAATTCTGTGATAACTCTGGTCTACAAAAAAGTATTTAGCAATATCGGAGGTGCCTATGACTCGAAAACTG GTGTTTTCACAGCACCAGTGAAAGGAGCCTATTACTTCAAATTTTACGGTCATGGTCATGGTGGAACAACAATGGCAGTCAGTCTCTTGAAGAATGGTAAAACCCAGTGCTCAGTGTTTGCTTGGAAGCCTACCTCCAATGGTAATGGCAGCAATGGTGTTGTTCTCACACTGGAGATCGGTGATCAGATTTCTACACAACTTTGGGCTAACACCTGGGTTTATGATGATCCAGCAAGTTACACCAGTTTTGGTGGTTTTCTGATTTTCCCCCTGtga